Within the Fusobacterium sp. DD2 genome, the region CATTTCCCTTAATTTCAAGTTTTACCTCTCCAGATTTTTCTTTGATATCTGAGTATCTTCCATATTCGGCTTTTACTGCTCCATATAGTTTGAAATTTGTAGATTCAGTCATTCTGAAGTTCTTACTTAACTCATTTCTAAGAGCTACTCCATAAGACCAGTAATCTGATTTTGCACCGAATATTTTATCTACTACTAGATATTTTCTGTCCATCTTATTATATCCAACAAATCCTTCTCCAGATATTGTCCAGTTCAAGCTGTTGTTATAATCAAATGGCACTGACTTAAATACTCCAAACTTACCTTGAAGTTGTTTTTCTTTAGATTTACCAATGTCTTTAAATTTGAATCTATTTTCTACAAGTCCTGCATACCAACCTGAAGTGTCTCCAAGTTTAAGTGTTTCATTTTCTCCTAAATATGCTACACCATATGCATCACTCTTGTAGTCTATTATTCCAGCAGTATCTGTTGAGTATTCTCCATTCATTCCAAATACTTTGACTTTATTAGAGTCTTTTGACATTGTACGCCATTCATCTTTTAGATATTTGAACTCTTTATCAAGTATTCTTCCTGTATCGTAAATTCTTTGTTCAACATTTGCATATTGATGTCCCATCATCTCATCTACTGCCTGATTGAATAAAATTTCCTCATTTTTTCCGATTCCATTAATTTTATTAAATAGTTCCTTTTCTTTCGAACCTAAACTATTCATACCATATCTTTGTTCCAATCCATCCAGGAAGTTGTATGTATTTTTATCTCCAGAAAACTCTGTATAAGGAATCTTTCTCATATAAAGTTTCTTGATTGTACCGTTATTTTTATCAAGTGTTGCTGTAGCCATCCATGTTAATCCTGCAGAGTAAACATTCCATTTAGATACATCAATGTTATTTAAAATTGATTGATTGTAAGGTTCAAGTATTCTGCTATCTTCAACTACTATAGCCTTACTGTTTGTATCCATTACTGCCTCTGTACCAACTAATAGATCTGCTTCTTCTGTCAGTTCTGCTAAGTTTTCTATTGGGTTAGTAAATCTGATTCCTGATGTATCCACATATATTCCTATTGAGTTTGCAGATACTGTTCCAGGTTTTACTCCCTTTGCTATAACAATTTCTGGTTCCTCTATTACTATTCCTTCAGGTGTCTGAAGTTTAATAACAGCTTGTATAGCTTCAGCAGGTGCCTCTATTGTTACAGGTCCCACTGTTTTACTTGTTGCTCCTGTACCGTTATGTGTTTTCTTAGCTGTTCCACCTACAGTTATCGTACCGTAGTTTTTAAGAGTTCCACCTTGTAGGTATACTCCTTGTCCACCTTTAGAATCTATATTTATTGTTCCTTCGTTTTCTAGAACTGCTCCTTTGTGTAGGTATACTCCTGTAACATGTTTGTAGTTTCCACTTCCAGTTGTGATAGTTCCTTTATTTATAACTTTAGCATCCTCTTCAGCATAGATACCTATTGTATGGTCTGCATCCAAAACTATTGTTCCTGTATTTGTAGCAGTACTTCCTGACTGAGTAGCAAACATTCCCACACTGTGTTTTCCTTTTACTTCAATACGACCTTTATTTTCTATAATTCCTGTAGTAGGATGTCCACCATTTTCTCCATTAACTCCTGCAGCCATACCTATAGAGAACAGACTGTCGTGAACATTTGTTTCCCCAACTATAAGTTTACCAGTGTTTACTGCTTTTGCTCCATTAATAGTGAACATACCGATGTTTCCAATACCATTTCTAAGATCTATTGTTCCACTATTTGAAGAGTTACCTACAGAGTAAATACCATAGTTTCCACCACTGCTTCCAATGTTTGAAATATTTGCACTGTTTTCTATTGTTCCAGTATGGTCAGTAGAGAATATAAATACTGAGTCAGTTGCAAGTTTTACATCTGTAACATTAGTTTTTACACTGTTTCCACTACCTTTATTAACAACACCAAATGATTCTTTACCAATTACCATAGTTGGCATATCGTTAATCTCTATTCTTTTGTTTTGTCCCAATGCATAGATTCCAGATGCTCCATTTTGTCCAACTTCTACAGAGCCAGACACTGCAACATTTCCATCTAGAGAGTAGATTCCTATACCTTTCTCTCCAGCTTTGATAATTCCAGTACTTGTAATATTACCTTTTCCATATATTCCAACAGAGTTATTTCCAACTTGTATAGAAGATCTGTTTGAAACTGTACAACCATTTGCAAATATACCTATATTAGGTTTTGTAATAGTTGTAGCATCACCTAAAGTGATATTTCCACTATTTATAATGGAAACATTTTCTCCTGCAATTCCAATTTCATTTGCAGTTGAAGTTCCTGTTATATTACCTGTATTTGTAAATGTTCCAGCTCCATCTACATAGATTCCTATAAGTTTTCCATGTCCTGCATTATCCAGAGTAATATTTACATTGTTTGTACCATTAGTTTCAGCAGCCATATTATATGATATTGCAGTTCCTTGAGCATCTACAGCTCCAGAATATCTGTATTTGAAAATGTTATTGCTGTTAGTTGATTCAGCAATCGAATTACCAGTTAGATAAATTCCAACTCCCTTTTGTTTGGTTTCAATTGTATAATCATTATTAAATACAACCTTACTGTTTTCACCTTGAATACCTATACTTCCTATACCTGCTGTGATATCTGAATTTCCACCTACATTTACAGTGATTACTCCACCATTTCGTCCTCTTACTGCTATACCAATACTTGTATCTTTTATCTCAATCTTTCCACTATTTAAAACTGTTACATCTGACCGAGGTCTACCTGAGTTATTATCTGCATATATACCTATTGAATCATTACCAGAGATCTTGATATTTCCAGCATTTATAATATCAATTGGTTTTACTGTAGAACTAGCATCTAAACCAAAATCAAATTGTTCATTTGCTTTAACTGATGAAACTATACCATATCCTTTTCCTGATATCTCTATTGATCCTGTAGCACTGTTTTCAATTTTACTTCCATTTGTACCAAAGATTCCAGTTCCAGTATCAACTTTTATCTCTTTATTATTTTTAACTATTCCATAGTTTACAGCAAGTGCAGCTGTTTTATCAGTTGTTCCACCAGTTATATCAACAGTTCCCTCATTTATATATCCAGTTTGATTGTTATCTGACTGTGATGCACCTTTATTTGATGAAACAGTTAATCCTTTTCCAGTTGTTGAATAAATTCTCTTACCAGGATTAATAGTAACAACATCTCTTTCCATCTTAACACTATTGAATCCATCCAGCTTATCACTTAAATCAACATCTGTATCGATAGCTATCTTACCATTGATGTAATACAAAGAGATATTCTTTTCTGGATCTTCTAATATCAGATCTTTAACTTTCATATCAGTTTTAAGTTTAGCTGGTAAGTCATATATTCCATTCCAAGTAATATCCTCTCCATCTCTTATCTTTGTTAATTCTGCATCTTTTGATAGGTTAAGAGTTACTTTACCCATTCCCTCATATTTAGCTGAATCTTTAGAATCTGCTGCATAATTAGTTGCATCTTCTACAGAACTCAAACTATCTTCTATAGGAATGAAACCGTTTGTCATAACTACGTTAGTATCTTTATCAAATTTAATCTTAGGTATAGGGCTTGATTCATCTTGAATTGCATAGAATGGTATTGAGTCTCTCGATGCTCCATCACCAACTGTAATCGTACCACCACCAAATTTTATCTCTCCACCATTTTTTGCAAATAGTCCAACAACTTTATCTCCAACAGTGATTTCATTATCTGCTCCGTTTAATTCTACTTTACCTTTTTCAAGAGCATGAGCACCTGAACCATAGATTTCACTCTTACCAGATATTACAATCTTAGAATTTTCACCAGTAGCATAAGCACCGATGTTTTTCTTCAAGTAAGGTTTTGTATCTATGTCATTTTCAGCCCATTCATCTTTTGCAGTAACTGTTCCATCAATATTGATTTCTCCACCAGCTTTAGCATAACTTATTATTGAACCATAACCAAATGCTTTTGTATTTTTAGCATTGATAATTCCACCCTCTGCTGCATATGTAACAGGGTAGTATTCAATATCCCCTATTTTTTTATATCTGGCACTTGTATTTACATCTAATCCAAAATAAATTACACTTTTCTGATCTCTAAATGCATTTACAGTTTCTTCAGACATAGGTGTATATCCATCACCAGGAGTAGTTCTTGTAGTTGAATCCCCCCAGTTACCTTTTGCATATGCAAAAATAGTTCCAGTAGCTGCCTCATTTACTGCATCATTATATGAAGATTTGACTTTTGTAGCTTCTCCATAGTCTGTAATAGTTTCTGTTCTAAGTGCTACTCCACCTTTCTCTTTAGGAGTAGATGTGTTTACACCTGTTACTGCAACATCTATCTCAGTACCTCTATCTGCAACCAGTCCAAGGTTCTTCAATGAGTATTTACCAAATACCATATTAATATCATTAACATATAATCCATGGATTTCATCAAGGTCAGCCCAAGGAGTCAGCTCCTGACCAAGGTCTCTACTAGGTGTAATTTTTACTGTTTTTTCTGTTCCATCTGTAGCTTTTACTTTAACTTCCCCTCTCTGTCCAGATTGACCAAGTAATACTGCAACGTTTTCTACATATTTATTGTTTCCTTTAACCTCTACCTTATCACCAGCTTCGTTGGTAGTTATTATAGTATTACCTATGTCTGTTTGTTCCTCAGCAAGTTCTCCAGTAGCTGTATCCAGAGCTAGTTTATTTCCTACAATAGCTTTTGCATTTATTTCACCTTGATAAATACCTATTTTAGTTTGCTTCCATAACTTATCCCATTTTGCTCTATCATATGTAAATTTATATTCATCTGGAATTTTATATCCAGTTTTACCATCATTTATATACCATGAAACCATTTTCCATCCATCACGTATAAATACAGTTGTTTTGGGATATTCCTTTGTTCCATCTGGTAACAAATCTGAGAAAAAATATCCAACGTTACCATCACCATAAATCTCTGGAGATGATTTCAGATTGATTATCGGTGTCATTCCTGTTCCATACTGATCACGCACTCTTGCAATATATGCTCCTTTTTCCTTACCTACATCTATTATTTTTTGTAGGTTAGGTGCATATCCTAAATATGAGAAAATCAGGTTTTCTGATCCTTCCATTTTAAATGTACCTTCTGGAGAGATATTATAGCTTCCCACAATACCTACAGTTGAAAAAATTGTATCATGTCTATATTTAACATCTACGTCCAGTCCACCAATAAAGGCTCCTCTTTGATATGGTGCGTGATAACTCCAACGTCCATTTTCCTGTCTATATGGAAAAATTTCATAATAAATACCTATACCGTCTACAGGGAAGAAGTAGAAAACAGTAGCGTCATCCCCTTTAATATCAACTGTAGTATCTTTAAAGGCAAACTTAGGAACCTGCCATGCCTCCAAAGCAAAGGCTGCTGTTTTATCATATAAAGTAATATGAAGGTCATCAAATCTTGCATTCCAAACGTGGTGTATCGCTTCCATTCCTTCCTGATCATTGACTTTATGTACCTCAACATCTTTTATTTTCTTACCAGTTTTAGGATCTATATTACTTATACTAGTTTTATCCCATGGATCTGTTCCTAAAATTCCATCATATGTTTCAATTGCTTTTTTATTTATTCCACCTTGGCTATCATATATATAGTATTTTACATGAGTATGATCTTCTGCACCTTCCAGTTCTCCATTTGGTCCTTTATCCTTACCTGGTGGATCAATAGTCATATCCCAGAAACTAAAACCTGTAAATGGTTTTGTATTAGGTTCTGGTAGTTCAAGTGGTATCTTGATTTCTTTTATTACTGGTGGTTCCAGGCTCTTTCTTACTTAAGCTGCATATCAGGGATATTTCCCTTTGTAACCTCTATCTTTGGAAGATCAACTGTGATTTTGTTATCATTGAAAACTCTAGGTTTTACAGCAACGTTTACTTCAAAACCTACAATTGGTTCTATAGCTTTTTCATCTACAGCAATTCCATAGTTTAAATCTAAACCTTTTCTATTTGATGATAAAGCACTACCAAACATAGTGTTAAATTTAAGTTTTGAGTACTGTGAACTTTCTACTGCAATTGATCTTATTATCTTATCGTTGCTTCTGGCAAATATTCCTTCATATGGATATTTTTTATTTTTATCTCCTCTACCTTTGTAAGCCCCTTTATAATTATCCTGCACGTAGTTTAATCCAAACTGCCAGCTACTCCAAGGTGATTTTACTACCTGATCCCCCTGTTCCATAAGCTGGATAAGCTCCAACTTGGCACCTTTCAATTTTTTACTATTCTTATCTTTTATAGTTTTAAGAGATTCTTCCAAGTTTGTTGCCTTATCATGTATCTCTTTACCTGTTAATATATTTTCCTGTGAAAAAGCAT harbors:
- a CDS encoding autotransporter domain-containing protein; this translates as MTIDPPGKDKGPNGELEGAEDHTHVKYYIYDSQGGINKKAIETYDGILGTDPWDKTSISNIDPKTGKKIKDVEVHKVNDQEGMEAIHHVWNARFDDLHITLYDKTAAFALEAWQVPKFAFKDTTVDIKGDDATVFYFFPVDGIGIYYEIFPYRQENGRWSYHAPYQRGAFIGGLDVDVKYRHDTIFSTVGIVGSYNISPEGTFKMEGSENLIFSYLGYAPNLQKIIDVGKEKGAYIARVRDQYGTGMTPIINLKSSPEIYGDGNVGYFFSDLLPDGTKEYPKTTVFIRDGWKMVSWYINDGKTGYKIPDEYKFTYDRAKWDKLWKQTKIGIYQGEINAKAIVGNKLALDTATGELAEEQTDIGNTIITTNEAGDKVEVKGNNKYVENVAVLLGQSGQRGEVKVKATDGTEKTVKITPSRDLGQELTPWADLDEIHGLYVNDINMVFGKYSLKNLGLVADRGTEIDVAVTGVNTSTPKEKGGVALRTETITDYGEATKVKSSYNDAVNEAATGTIFAYAKGNWGDSTTRTTPGDGYTPMSEETVNAFRDQKSVIYFGLDVNTSARYKKIGDIEYYPVTYAAEGGIINAKNTKAFGYGSIISYAKAGGEINIDGTVTAKDEWAENDIDTKPYLKKNIGAYATGENSKIVISGKSEIYGSGAHALEKGKVELNGADNEITVGDKVVGLFAKNGGEIKFGGGTITVGDGASRDSIPFYAIQDESSPIPKIKFDKDTNVVMTNGFIPIEDSLSSVEDATNYAADSKDSAKYEGMGKVTLNLSKDAELTKIRDGEDITWNGIYDLPAKLKTDMKVKDLILEDPEKNISLYYINGKIAIDTDVDLSDKLDGFNSVKMERDVVTINPGKRIYSTTGKGLTVSSNKGASQSDNNQTGYINEGTVDITGGTTDKTAALAVNYGIVKNNKEIKVDTGTGIFGTNGSKIENSATGSIEISGKGYGIVSSVKANEQFDFGLDASSTVKPIDIINAGNIKISGNDSIGIYADNNSGRPRSDVTVLNSGKIEIKDTSIGIAVRGRNGGVITVNVGGNSDITAGIGSIGIQGENSKVVFNNDYTIETKQKGVGIYLTGNSIAESTNSNNIFKYRYSGAVDAQGTAISYNMAAETNGTNNVNITLDNAGHGKLIGIYVDGAGTFTNTGNITGTSTANEIGIAGENVSIINSGNITLGDATTITKPNIGIFANGCTVSNRSSIQVGNNSVGIYGKGNITSTGIIKAGEKGIGIYSLDGNVAVSGSVEVGQNGASGIYALGQNKRIEINDMPTMVIGKESFGVVNKGSGNSVKTNVTDVKLATDSVFIFSTDHTGTIENSANISNIGSSGGNYGIYSVGNSSNSGTIDLRNGIGNIGMFTINGAKAVNTGKLIVGETNVHDSLFSIGMAAGVNGENGGHPTTGIIENKGRIEVKGKHSVGMFATQSGSTATNTGTIVLDADHTIGIYAEEDAKVINKGTITTGSGNYKHVTGVYLHKGAVLENEGTINIDSKGGQGVYLQGGTLKNYGTITVGGTAKKTHNGTGATSKTVGPVTIEAPAEAIQAVIKLQTPEGIVIEEPEIVIAKGVKPGTVSANSIGIYVDTSGIRFTNPIENLAELTEEADLLVGTEAVMDTNSKAIVVEDSRILEPYNQSILNNIDVSKWNVYSAGLTWMATATLDKNNGTIKKLYMRKIPYTEFSGDKNTYNFLDGLEQRYGMNSLGSKEKELFNKINGIGKNEEILFNQAVDEMMGHQYANVEQRIYDTGRILDKEFKYLKDEWRTMSKDSNKVKVFGMNGEYSTDTAGIIDYKSDAYGVAYLGENETLKLGDTSGWYAGLVENRFKFKDIGKSKEKQLQGKFGVFKSVPFDYNNSLNWTISGEGFVGYNKMDRKYLVVDKIFGAKSDYWSYGVALRNELSKNFRMTESTNFKLYGAVKAEYGRYSDIKEKSGEVKLEIKGNDYLSVRPEIGGELGYKHILNDKYYLSTKLNVAYEDELGELNDRHNKARVRETTADWYKLRSEKEDRRGNVRTDLSIGIDNERYGVTANIGYDTKGKNRRIGLGLRVIF
- a CDS encoding autotransporter-associated N-terminal domain-containing protein, encoding MVNNFENLKNSIRSIAKRCKTISYSTALVVSFAMLGTNAFSQENILTGKEIHDKATNLEESLKTIKDKNSKKLKGAKLELIQLMEQGDQVVKSPWSSWQFGLNYVQDNYKGAYKGRGDKNKKYPYEGIFARSNDKIIRSIAVESSQYSKLKFNTMFGSALSSNRKGLDLNYGIAVDEKAIEPIVGFEVNVAVKPRVFNDNKITVDLPKIEVTKGNIPDMQLK